The following nucleotide sequence is from Nitrospinota bacterium.
CCATCCGGAGCTTGCCCGGCCAGGAGAAGAGGGTTGAGGAGAGCAAAGGCCCGACGGCCGTCGGCACCGTGAGGACGAAGCCCTCTGGCAGAGGGTGGAGGCGCCGGCCGGAAAGGACGTAGACGCGACGGCTGGCGGGCTCGGTCCCGATCAAGTCCTCTTCGATGCCGAGCTCGGCGCAAAGCTCCCGGGCCCAGGGCTTCTCTGCGAGGAAGGAGTCCGGGCCACCTTCGACAAGGAATCCGTCCCGCCGCTCCGTGACGATGCAACCCCCCAACCGCTCGGCCCGCTCTACAAGGGTGATGGACGCCTTCCTTCCCATTGGGAAAAAAGAAAATTTTTCCCTTTTCGCTGATGCCGCCGAGGCGGGTTTAAAACGCGGCTTTGCATTTTCGATTTTAAGCCCCGATGGCACAAATTTTGGCATGTTCAACCTTGGCGGGGATCTGGGTGAGAAGGAGTTTCAAGCGACCATTCAAGGGTCTGGCGCCTTTCTCCATGCCGCCGCGATCCAAACCCATCTTCACATCCGTTCGTTACAGGAAGAGGTTCGGATTCCCCCCGTTCGCCATGTCAAATTAACGAACCAGCAAAGGGTTACCCTGTCTTATTTGGGGGAGGGATTAGGCCAGAATGAGATTGCTTTTAAAATGAACATTTCCATTCGCACCGTTCGCCATCACTTAGATCAGCTGAAACAAACCCTTGGCGTTTCAACTCGCCGCGAAGTTTTTCCTATGGCTGTAAAGTTGAGATTATTAAAGTTTTAAGCCCTGCCGGTTGCCAAA
It contains:
- a CDS encoding autoinducer binding domain-containing protein, producing the protein MDAFLPIGKKENFSLFADAAEAGLKRGFAFSILSPDGTNFGMFNLGGDLGEKEFQATIQGSGAFLHAAAIQTHLHIRSLQEEVRIPPVRHVKLTNQQRVTLSYLGEGLGQNEIAFKMNISIRTVRHHLDQLKQTLGVSTRREVFPMAVKLRLLKF